In Parasegetibacter sp. NRK P23, a single genomic region encodes these proteins:
- a CDS encoding TonB-dependent receptor — protein MWKNQLLRNWLLLVLTTGGVTGLKAQVIKGTVTNKDGQLPGATISLEGRKETASSSLDGSFTLKCAVTGKITLVVSYIGHETFSREMTVKEGVNDAGVLELKPAGSNLGEVVVKGTMAPSQMKAYNIKKNSLAIMDVIAADAIGKLPDRNAAEAVQRMQGVAVARYHGEADAATVRGTPFAWTSTMFNGSRLPSSNVLGNRSSVLDAVPSEIIQYVQVAKALTPDWEGDAIGGSVNFITRTAPLKRQLNASLAGGYNNFSQNGTYNASLVYGDRFFKDKLGVIIAGAIWDRQWGTDSYDVSYNTGLADPVQQKSINNVMFKRYMGKRQTYGANLGLEYKFNASNKLFFRGLMDKFNDIRPVYESYIDYTASRYQYNYRYSHYQTRLNGAELGGEHQLSARVKMDWSASNYLSQYFLETPPTSGVKGLPIATFRQRITGGFNNLSSDGKRYWSFDSPDGTGGDPLSFDAGLKNPAETMDASKLTLQQLVIAQLDTKEQDKTAQFNFKVNASAKVNIKFGGKYRHKYRESTFGSNLVFLPGAALGIPNSPALLSLSQLERAEFPQGNGYFKGMNGNYNQYMVDPISKQQLFNFFDTSFQKEHGFGNYTSKTNATNYYSGTEDVFAGYAMAEIDATEKLKIVAGVRNEYTALELDGSKASTNAGSQVVIAPVTVKNNYNALLPMAHLKYNLAPQANIRAAYTKTFVRANFNDLTPGESIDNTKNPITITKGNPDLKPTFAHNFDLMGEYYFSNIGLLSGGAFYKDIRNVIFSDKTFYNEGGNNYVLTSAANLENASLYGFEAGINKRFSFLKGFWSGFGVDFNYTFINSKVKVPRTTGTQKVMDETSLPNQSKNLFNAILFYERNGVMVRLAGNYRGKSVETINQQLGPDFYIWTDKNFTIDASATVGITPRIKAFVELNNLTDEPLRTYMGDKRRVTMTEWYGARGQAGIRWDIIK, from the coding sequence ATGTGGAAGAATCAACTGCTGCGGAACTGGCTTTTACTGGTACTCACCACAGGAGGGGTCACCGGTTTAAAGGCTCAGGTTATTAAGGGTACCGTGACCAATAAGGATGGTCAGTTACCGGGTGCCACCATTTCCCTGGAAGGCCGGAAAGAAACCGCTTCCTCCTCCCTGGATGGAAGCTTTACATTAAAGTGCGCCGTTACCGGGAAAATTACTTTAGTCGTTTCCTACATCGGCCACGAAACATTTTCCCGGGAAATGACCGTGAAAGAAGGGGTGAACGATGCCGGTGTGCTGGAACTGAAACCCGCAGGCAGCAACCTCGGGGAAGTGGTGGTGAAAGGAACCATGGCCCCCTCCCAAATGAAGGCGTATAACATCAAAAAGAATTCCCTTGCGATCATGGATGTGATCGCCGCCGACGCAATCGGGAAACTGCCCGACCGTAACGCCGCCGAAGCCGTGCAACGCATGCAGGGTGTGGCCGTGGCCCGCTACCACGGGGAAGCCGATGCCGCCACGGTGCGGGGCACTCCTTTCGCCTGGACCTCCACCATGTTCAACGGCAGCCGGTTGCCCAGCTCAAACGTACTCGGAAACCGTTCCTCCGTATTGGATGCCGTACCCTCCGAAATCATCCAGTATGTGCAGGTCGCCAAGGCGCTCACACCCGATTGGGAGGGCGATGCCATCGGTGGTTCCGTCAACTTTATTACGCGCACCGCTCCGTTGAAACGGCAACTCAACGCCAGCCTGGCCGGCGGATACAACAACTTCTCACAAAACGGCACCTACAACGCCTCCCTGGTATACGGCGACCGGTTCTTCAAAGACAAACTCGGTGTGATCATAGCCGGCGCCATCTGGGACCGCCAATGGGGAACCGATAGCTACGACGTGAGCTACAATACCGGCCTGGCCGACCCCGTTCAGCAAAAGTCCATCAACAACGTGATGTTCAAGCGTTACATGGGCAAACGCCAGACCTATGGCGCCAACCTGGGACTTGAATACAAGTTCAACGCTTCCAACAAACTGTTCTTCCGCGGGTTGATGGATAAGTTCAACGATATCCGTCCCGTATACGAATCCTACATTGATTACACCGCCAGCCGTTACCAGTACAACTACCGTTACTCTCATTACCAGACCAGGCTCAATGGTGCGGAGCTGGGCGGTGAACACCAGCTCTCGGCTAGGGTAAAAATGGATTGGTCGGCCAGCAACTACCTGTCCCAGTATTTCCTTGAAACCCCGCCCACCAGTGGTGTGAAAGGTTTGCCCATCGCTACTTTCCGCCAACGCATCACCGGGGGATTCAACAACCTCTCTTCTGATGGGAAAAGATACTGGAGCTTTGATTCCCCTGATGGCACAGGTGGTGATCCGCTCTCTTTCGATGCCGGATTGAAGAACCCTGCTGAAACAATGGATGCGTCTAAGCTTACCCTGCAACAACTGGTGATCGCGCAACTTGATACGAAGGAACAGGATAAGACCGCGCAGTTCAATTTCAAAGTTAACGCGTCTGCAAAGGTGAATATTAAGTTCGGGGGAAAATACCGGCACAAATACCGTGAAAGCACGTTCGGTTCCAACCTTGTTTTTCTCCCCGGCGCAGCGCTTGGCATTCCAAATTCTCCGGCATTGCTTTCGCTGTCGCAACTTGAAAGAGCAGAATTCCCTCAAGGCAACGGTTACTTCAAGGGGATGAACGGGAATTACAACCAGTATATGGTAGACCCGATTTCCAAACAGCAACTGTTCAACTTCTTCGACACTTCTTTTCAGAAAGAGCATGGTTTCGGGAACTATACCTCTAAAACCAACGCCACGAACTACTATTCCGGTACGGAAGATGTTTTCGCCGGTTACGCCATGGCTGAAATAGATGCCACGGAAAAACTCAAGATCGTGGCTGGTGTAAGGAATGAATACACGGCACTGGAACTGGATGGCTCCAAAGCTTCCACCAATGCGGGTTCGCAGGTAGTGATCGCTCCGGTTACCGTAAAAAATAACTACAACGCGTTATTGCCGATGGCGCACCTGAAATACAACCTGGCCCCACAGGCCAATATCCGTGCGGCCTACACCAAAACATTCGTGCGGGCGAATTTCAATGACCTTACCCCGGGTGAATCGATTGACAACACGAAGAACCCGATCACTATCACCAAAGGAAATCCGGACCTGAAACCAACTTTCGCCCACAATTTCGACCTGATGGGAGAATACTATTTCTCTAACATCGGACTGCTTTCAGGCGGTGCCTTCTACAAGGATATCAGGAACGTGATCTTCAGCGATAAAACATTCTACAATGAAGGGGGCAATAATTATGTGCTCACTTCAGCCGCCAACCTGGAGAACGCCTCACTTTACGGGTTTGAAGCCGGCATTAATAAACGCTTCAGCTTCCTGAAAGGCTTCTGGAGCGGGTTCGGCGTAGACTTCAACTATACGTTCATCAACAGTAAAGTGAAGGTTCCGCGCACCACCGGCACACAAAAAGTAATGGATGAAACCAGCCTGCCCAACCAATCGAAAAACCTTTTCAACGCCATCCTCTTTTATGAAAGAAACGGTGTAATGGTAAGGCTCGCAGGGAACTACCGCGGCAAATCAGTGGAAACCATCAACCAGCAACTGGGTCCTGACTTCTACATCTGGACCGATAAGAACTTCACGATCGACGCTTCCGCCACCGTAGGCATTACGCCACGCATCAAAGCCTTCGTGGAATTGAATAACCTGACCGACGAACCCCTCCGCACCTATATGGGCGATAAACGCAGGGTGACCATGACCGAATGGTACGGCGCCCGCGGACAGGCCGGGATCCGCTGGGACATCATCAAGTAG
- a CDS encoding AraC family transcriptional regulator, with amino-acid sequence MQYLLIIGAFQALIALGMLAAGHKRRPADSLLGWMLACMCAHLSIKFVIYGFSGSMELKAGFNTFIDLAYGPLLWMYAQKVHNDKYVPAKQWFLLLPTLLAAGAYLAITYGIVNEGVKSMSRYIDMYNRSTERLIIASFLIYPLLVLNKSNTLPSFWASERKLIRRMAKLFLVVPNIIWLMNNIADNMGLFSVETRIIVIRVVAYSNIIVICISILKFRLFQEQVVSGECMAEEQVQPTEPITETLLVPEEKELHIARKAAQADLELRRQVADKLLLAMERSKRYTDPDLTLEKLATALQVPRNLVSEVLNQHLEKTFYQFVNEFRVKEVIRLFNRCKQQGVSPNILSLAFEAGFNSKSSFNQYFKKHTGQTPSEYLKLERRATAETGIAAYG; translated from the coding sequence ATGCAATACCTACTCATCATCGGGGCTTTCCAGGCGCTGATTGCCCTGGGAATGCTGGCCGCGGGCCACAAAAGAAGACCCGCCGACAGCCTGCTGGGATGGATGCTGGCCTGTATGTGCGCCCATCTCTCCATCAAATTCGTGATATACGGATTCTCCGGGAGCATGGAGCTGAAAGCGGGATTCAATACATTTATCGATCTTGCCTACGGTCCCCTGTTGTGGATGTACGCGCAAAAAGTGCACAACGACAAGTACGTACCTGCCAAACAATGGTTCCTGCTGCTCCCCACGTTACTGGCCGCGGGTGCATACCTGGCCATTACTTATGGTATTGTAAATGAAGGTGTAAAAAGCATGAGCCGGTACATAGACATGTACAACCGCTCCACCGAGCGCCTGATTATAGCGTCCTTCCTTATCTATCCCTTGCTGGTACTTAATAAGAGCAACACCTTACCGTCGTTCTGGGCATCGGAGCGCAAACTCATCCGGCGGATGGCCAAGCTCTTCCTGGTGGTACCTAATATCATCTGGCTGATGAACAATATCGCCGATAATATGGGGTTGTTTTCCGTGGAAACCCGCATCATCGTCATCCGGGTGGTCGCGTATTCCAATATCATCGTCATCTGCATTTCCATCCTGAAGTTCAGGCTGTTCCAGGAGCAGGTGGTTTCGGGTGAGTGCATGGCTGAAGAACAGGTTCAGCCAACGGAACCCATTACGGAGACCTTATTGGTGCCGGAAGAAAAAGAGCTCCACATTGCCCGAAAAGCGGCCCAGGCTGATCTTGAGCTGAGGCGACAGGTAGCCGATAAATTACTGCTGGCGATGGAACGGTCGAAACGTTATACCGATCCTGATCTTACTTTGGAGAAACTCGCCACTGCACTTCAAGTGCCGCGTAACCTGGTTTCGGAGGTGCTGAACCAGCACCTTGAAAAAACGTTCTACCAGTTTGTTAACGAGTTCAGGGTAAAAGAAGTGATCCGTTTATTCAACCGGTGTAAGCAACAGGGTGTCTCCCCAAATATCCTCTCCCTGGCTTTCGAGGCGGGCTTCAATTCCAAATCTTCCTTCAACCAGTATTTCAAGAAACACACCGGACAAACGCCTTCGGAATACCTGAAACTGGAGCGCCGCGCCACCGCCGAAACAGGAATAGCGGCGTATGGATAA